The Chelatococcus sp. HY11 genome includes a window with the following:
- a CDS encoding phasin family protein — translation MSIQFENFQKYGKEQVEATLKTFGTVSKGAQNIAVEVADYSKKSFEDGTATLEKLVACKTLDKAVEIQADYLKTAYEGFVAQSTKLSELYADLAKEVFKPYEGLYAKVKSAAN, via the coding sequence ATGTCTATCCAGTTCGAGAATTTTCAGAAGTATGGCAAAGAGCAGGTCGAGGCTACGCTGAAGACCTTCGGTACCGTTTCCAAGGGCGCCCAGAACATCGCCGTGGAAGTGGCTGACTATTCGAAGAAGTCTTTCGAGGATGGCACCGCTACGCTTGAGAAGCTCGTGGCCTGCAAGACCCTCGACAAGGCCGTCGAGATCCAGGCTGACTACCTCAAGACCGCTTACGAAGGCTTCGTCGCCCAGTCGACCAAGCTGAGCGAGCTCTATGCGGATCTCGCGAAGGAAGTATTCAAGCCTTATGAAGGTCTCTATGCCAAGGTCAAGTCGGCGGCGAATTGA
- the clpS gene encoding ATP-dependent Clp protease adapter ClpS, producing the protein MLTRMAERRRGNSIGPEGPGTALLTKTKPRTKRPSMYRVLLLNDDYTPMEFVIHVLERFFNKDREEATRIMLHVHRNGVGECGIFTYEVAETKVTQVMDFARKHQHPLQCVMEKK; encoded by the coding sequence ATGCTGACGCGCATGGCTGAACGTCGCCGTGGCAATTCAATCGGACCGGAAGGGCCCGGAACTGCCCTGCTTACGAAGACGAAGCCTCGGACGAAACGCCCGAGTATGTACCGGGTTTTATTGCTGAACGACGACTACACGCCGATGGAGTTCGTCATCCATGTGCTGGAGCGCTTTTTCAACAAGGATCGGGAGGAGGCAACCCGGATCATGTTGCATGTGCACCGGAACGGGGTCGGTGAATGCGGTATTTTCACCTACGAGGTGGCGGAGACCAAAGTGACCCAGGTCATGGACTTTGCCCGGAAGCACCAGCATCCTCTGCAGTGCGTGATGGAAAAGAAGTAG
- the clpA gene encoding ATP-dependent Clp protease ATP-binding subunit ClpA, translating into MPTFSRSLEQALHRALAFANERHHEYATLEHLLLALVDDQDAAAVMRACNVDLEALRRNLHEYVDAELTNLVTDGREDSKPTAGFQRVIQRAVIHVQSSGREEVTGANVLVAIFAERESHAAYFLQEQDMTRYDAVNYISHGIAKRPGLSENRSPRGADEENDSRAANNDEAEGQRKKKGDALDAYCVNLNKKARDGRIDPLIGREPEIQRTIQVLCRRQKNNPLLVGDPGVGKTAIAEGLARKIVTGDVPDVLADATVFALDMGTLLAGTRYRGDFEERLKQVMKEIEAHPNAIMFIDEIHTVIGAGATSGGAMDASNLLKPALAAGTLRCIGSTTYKEYRQYFEKDRALVRRFQKIDVNEPSVPDAIEILKGLKPYFEDFHKLRYTNDAIKAAVELSARYIHDRKLPDKAIDVIDETGASQMLVPEGRRKKTIGVKEIESTIATMARIPPKTVSKDDAEVLQHLHETLERVVYGQNKAIDALSSAIKLARAGLRDAEKPIGCYLFAGPTGVGKTEVARQLASALGVELLRFDMSEYMERHTISRLIGAPPGYVGFDQGGLLTDGVDQHPHCVLLLDEIEKAHPDLFNVLLQVMDHGKLTDHNGKQVDFRNVILIMTTNAGAADMVKPAYGFTRTKREGDDQEAISKLFSPEFRNRLDATISFGHLPKEVVSKVVDKFVLQLEAQLADRNVTIELSDEAREWLVEHGYDETMGARPMARLIQTMIKTPLADAVLFGQLRGGGAVRVVVQTDEAGHKTLGFEFPAGPVTPKPEPDVAEAVKKHVKRRPPAAKKQPSSRPRRSKGGADGDDDSGGPLAVRTVPKVPLIRS; encoded by the coding sequence TTGCCCACATTCTCTCGTAGCCTAGAGCAGGCCTTGCACAGGGCTCTCGCCTTTGCCAACGAGCGTCATCATGAATACGCGACGCTCGAGCACCTTCTCCTCGCGCTGGTCGACGATCAGGATGCGGCCGCCGTCATGCGCGCCTGCAACGTCGATCTCGAGGCCTTGAGGCGCAATCTGCACGAGTATGTCGACGCGGAGCTGACGAACCTGGTGACGGACGGGCGCGAGGACTCGAAGCCCACCGCGGGTTTCCAGCGTGTCATCCAGAGGGCGGTGATCCACGTCCAGTCGTCCGGTCGCGAGGAAGTGACCGGCGCCAACGTACTCGTGGCGATTTTTGCCGAGCGGGAGAGCCATGCGGCCTATTTCCTGCAAGAGCAGGACATGACACGTTACGACGCGGTCAACTACATCAGCCATGGCATCGCAAAGCGGCCAGGATTGTCTGAAAATCGTTCGCCCCGTGGCGCCGACGAGGAAAACGACAGCCGGGCCGCCAACAACGATGAGGCGGAAGGTCAGCGCAAGAAGAAGGGGGACGCCCTGGACGCCTATTGCGTTAATCTGAACAAGAAGGCCAGGGACGGACGCATTGATCCCCTGATCGGGCGCGAGCCTGAGATCCAGCGGACCATTCAGGTCCTGTGCCGTAGGCAGAAGAATAATCCCCTGCTGGTCGGTGACCCCGGCGTCGGCAAGACCGCGATCGCCGAGGGGCTTGCCCGCAAGATCGTCACCGGCGATGTTCCGGATGTGCTCGCGGATGCGACAGTCTTTGCCCTCGACATGGGCACGCTGCTCGCCGGCACGCGCTATCGCGGCGATTTCGAAGAACGCCTCAAGCAGGTGATGAAGGAAATCGAGGCGCATCCCAACGCCATCATGTTCATCGATGAGATCCATACGGTCATCGGCGCCGGCGCTACCTCTGGTGGCGCCATGGACGCGTCCAATCTCCTGAAGCCCGCCCTTGCCGCCGGCACGCTGCGCTGCATCGGCTCGACGACCTACAAGGAATACCGTCAGTATTTCGAGAAGGACCGGGCGCTCGTCCGACGCTTCCAGAAGATCGACGTCAATGAGCCGAGCGTGCCGGACGCTATCGAGATCCTGAAGGGGCTGAAGCCCTATTTCGAGGACTTCCATAAGCTGCGCTACACCAATGACGCCATCAAGGCGGCGGTGGAGCTTTCGGCGCGCTATATCCATGACCGCAAGCTGCCGGACAAGGCGATCGACGTCATTGACGAGACGGGCGCCTCGCAGATGCTGGTGCCGGAGGGGCGGCGCAAGAAGACCATCGGCGTCAAGGAGATCGAATCGACGATCGCGACGATGGCGCGTATCCCGCCGAAGACGGTGTCCAAGGATGATGCCGAGGTGTTGCAGCACCTGCATGAGACCCTGGAGCGGGTGGTCTACGGCCAGAACAAGGCGATCGATGCCCTGTCGTCGGCGATCAAACTGGCGCGCGCTGGCCTCCGCGACGCGGAGAAGCCGATTGGCTGCTATCTCTTCGCCGGCCCGACGGGCGTCGGCAAGACGGAGGTGGCGCGTCAGCTCGCGTCGGCGCTCGGCGTGGAACTGCTGCGCTTCGACATGTCGGAATACATGGAGCGCCACACCATCTCGCGGCTGATCGGCGCGCCTCCCGGCTATGTCGGCTTCGACCAGGGTGGGCTCCTGACCGATGGCGTCGACCAGCATCCGCACTGCGTCCTGCTGCTCGACGAGATCGAAAAGGCGCATCCCGACCTGTTCAACGTGCTGCTGCAGGTAATGGACCATGGCAAGCTGACGGACCACAACGGCAAGCAGGTGGATTTCCGCAACGTCATCCTGATCATGACGACAAACGCCGGCGCTGCCGACATGGTCAAGCCGGCTTACGGGTTCACGCGTACCAAGCGCGAGGGCGACGACCAGGAGGCGATCTCCAAGCTGTTCTCGCCGGAGTTCCGCAACCGTCTCGATGCCACGATCTCCTTCGGCCATCTGCCGAAGGAGGTGGTCTCCAAGGTGGTGGACAAGTTCGTGTTGCAGCTTGAGGCGCAGCTGGCCGACCGCAATGTCACGATCGAGTTGTCTGACGAGGCGCGCGAGTGGCTGGTCGAGCACGGCTATGACGAGACCATGGGCGCCCGGCCAATGGCCCGCCTCATCCAGACCATGATCAAGACCCCGCTGGCGGATGCTGTTCTTTTCGGGCAGCTGCGCGGTGGTGGCGCGGTGAGGGTCGTCGTTCAGACGGACGAGGCCGGACACAAGACGCTTGGGTTCGAGTTTCCCGCCGGCCCGGTGACGCCGAAGCCCGAACCTGATGTGGCCGAGGCCGTGAAAAAACACGTGAAACGTCGGCCGCCAGCGGCTAAGAAGCAGCCGTCATCGCGTCCGCGCCGCAGTAAGGGCGGGGCGGATGGTGATGACGACAGTGGGGGGCCGCTTGCGGTGCGCACGGTTCCCAAGGTGCCGTTGATCAGGAGTTGA
- a CDS encoding HIT family protein: MTAYDPNNIFAKIIRGVLPCERVYEDQHTLAFMDIMPQGDGHVLVVPKSAARNMLDVDPAALGPLMTSVQKLAKGVKAAFDADGVAVMQFNESASGQTVFHIHMHVIPRWEGVPLRGHTGAMADPELLKSQAEKIRKTIGFSGWTG, translated from the coding sequence GTGACGGCTTATGATCCCAACAATATCTTCGCCAAGATCATTCGCGGCGTTCTGCCGTGCGAGCGCGTCTACGAGGACCAGCATACGCTCGCCTTCATGGACATCATGCCCCAGGGCGACGGCCACGTGCTGGTCGTGCCGAAGTCGGCCGCGCGCAACATGCTCGACGTCGATCCAGCCGCGCTCGGCCCGCTGATGACGAGCGTCCAGAAGCTCGCGAAGGGCGTGAAGGCCGCCTTCGACGCCGATGGCGTCGCGGTGATGCAGTTCAACGAAAGCGCCTCGGGCCAGACGGTCTTCCACATCCACATGCATGTCATCCCGCGCTGGGAGGGGGTGCCCCTGCGCGGCCACACCGGCGCCATGGCCGACCCCGAACTGCTGAAGTCGCAGGCCGAGAAGATCCGCAAGACGATCGGCTTCAGCGGCTGGACCGGCTGA
- a CDS encoding GNAT family N-acetyltransferase — protein MTARTRAETGSKTTISVTNAIANVPAADWDACANPRRPESSSQPPSISNAKDSKNCHTDAPQAVRDDGQAGTSVIEGSHPAAGAGTPESNSQQERFNPFISHAFLNALETSGCVSSRTGWAPAHILVHDAAGLMVAATPAYAKSHSQGEYVFDHAWADAYERAGGDYYPKIQVSVPFTPATGRRLLIRDGQDPAAASAALITGLRAMRDRVGASSIHATFLPHDEWQTLGDAGFLQRIDRQFHWTNDGYGTFAQFLDGLSSRKRKTIRRERRDAGADGITLHWLTGSDITEAHWDAFFAFYQDTGSRKWGRPYLNRRFFSLIGEAMADRILLVMARRAGRFIAGAINFIGDDALYGRNWGAIEDHPFLHFEVCYYQAIDFAIARGLRRVEAGAQGEHKLARGYRPVLTYSAHDIADRALRRAVAAYLEQERPAVAEEARELDQFTPFRHQDVD, from the coding sequence ATGACCGCCAGAACGCGCGCCGAGACGGGCAGCAAGACGACCATCAGCGTCACCAACGCAATTGCAAACGTCCCGGCCGCGGACTGGGACGCCTGCGCGAACCCGCGCCGGCCTGAATCATCGTCTCAACCGCCCTCGATAAGCAACGCGAAAGACTCGAAGAATTGCCACACCGACGCCCCTCAAGCCGTCCGGGATGACGGGCAGGCAGGGACGTCCGTCATTGAAGGCTCACATCCGGCGGCAGGCGCCGGCACGCCTGAATCAAACTCTCAACAAGAGCGATTCAATCCATTCATAAGCCACGCTTTTTTGAACGCACTCGAGACATCGGGCTGCGTTTCGTCACGCACTGGCTGGGCGCCCGCCCATATCCTCGTCCACGACGCCGCGGGCCTCATGGTCGCGGCCACCCCCGCCTATGCGAAGTCCCATAGCCAGGGCGAATACGTGTTCGATCATGCCTGGGCGGATGCCTATGAGCGCGCGGGAGGCGACTATTACCCGAAAATCCAGGTGAGCGTTCCCTTCACCCCGGCGACGGGCCGTCGGCTCCTCATTCGGGACGGGCAGGATCCCGCCGCGGCAAGCGCGGCGCTCATTACGGGTCTCCGCGCAATGCGCGACCGCGTCGGCGCCTCGTCGATCCACGCCACGTTCCTGCCGCACGACGAATGGCAGACCCTCGGCGATGCCGGCTTCCTGCAGCGCATCGACCGGCAGTTCCACTGGACGAACGATGGCTACGGAACCTTCGCGCAATTTCTCGACGGCCTCTCGTCGCGCAAGCGCAAGACCATCCGCCGCGAGCGGCGCGACGCCGGCGCCGACGGCATCACCCTCCACTGGCTGACGGGCTCCGACATCACCGAGGCCCATTGGGATGCGTTTTTCGCCTTCTACCAGGATACGGGCTCGCGGAAATGGGGCAGGCCCTATCTCAACCGCCGCTTCTTCTCCCTGATCGGCGAGGCGATGGCCGATCGCATCCTCCTTGTGATGGCAAGGCGAGCCGGGCGCTTCATTGCGGGCGCCATCAATTTCATCGGCGACGATGCCCTTTACGGCCGTAACTGGGGCGCGATCGAGGATCACCCCTTCCTGCATTTCGAGGTTTGCTACTATCAGGCCATCGATTTCGCCATCGCGCGCGGCCTCCGGCGCGTGGAAGCCGGCGCCCAGGGCGAGCACAAGCTGGCGCGCGGCTACCGTCCCGTGCTCACCTATTCAGCGCATGATATCGCCGATCGCGCTCTGCGTCGGGCCGTCGCCGCCTATCTCGAACAGGAGCGACCCGCCGTAGCCGAGGAAGCGCGCGAGCTGGACCAGTTCACACCCTTCCGCCACCAGGACGTGGACTGA
- a CDS encoding glycerophosphodiester phosphodiesterase family protein: MTAPDWLCTRPIAHRGLHNRVDVIENTADAAEAAIVGGFPIECDVQLTADGEAVVYHDFVLDRLTQGQGRLDALTAAALAAVPFKATENRIEPLSAFLDRIAGRVPLVIEVKSRFDGDLALIRRTAAVVDNRSEPLAVMSFDPDLIAAFKDLAPGVPRGIVAESRYDDKDWGHLSPEKRRELEQFLHIDRSRPDFVAWRVGDLPATATVMARHFGMPVLTWTVRTPGDREQASAHADQMIFEDFVP, translated from the coding sequence ATGACCGCGCCCGATTGGCTTTGCACGCGACCTATTGCCCATCGCGGGCTGCACAATCGGGTCGACGTGATCGAAAATACCGCCGATGCCGCCGAGGCGGCCATCGTCGGCGGCTTCCCCATCGAATGCGATGTGCAACTGACAGCCGATGGGGAAGCGGTCGTCTACCACGACTTCGTGCTCGACAGGCTGACGCAGGGTCAAGGGCGCCTTGACGCCCTTACGGCCGCCGCGCTCGCGGCCGTCCCCTTCAAGGCGACGGAGAACCGCATTGAACCGCTGTCGGCGTTCCTCGACAGGATCGCCGGCCGCGTGCCGCTCGTCATCGAGGTGAAGAGCCGCTTCGACGGCGATCTCGCGCTCATCCGCCGCACGGCCGCAGTGGTCGACAATCGCTCCGAGCCGCTCGCGGTCATGTCCTTCGACCCCGATCTCATCGCGGCGTTCAAGGACCTCGCGCCAGGCGTGCCGCGCGGGATCGTGGCGGAGAGCCGTTACGACGATAAGGACTGGGGCCATTTGAGTCCGGAAAAGCGGCGGGAGCTCGAGCAATTCCTCCATATCGACCGCTCGCGGCCTGATTTCGTCGCCTGGCGTGTCGGCGACCTCCCGGCGACGGCCACCGTCATGGCGCGCCATTTCGGCATGCCGGTGCTGACCTGGACCGTGCGGACACCCGGGGATCGCGAACAGGCCTCGGCCCACGCCGATCAGATGATATTCGAGGACTTCGTTCCGTAA
- a CDS encoding RidA family protein has translation MSRIASRLAELGIVLPTPAAPIANYVPFVLSGQLLTISGQLCLGADGKLADAHKGKLGGEISLETGQQAARLCAINLLAQANAALGGLDRITRVVRLGGFINSTPTYGSVPGVMNGASDLMVEVFGDLGRHARSTVGVAQLPLDAAVEVEALFEVA, from the coding sequence ATGAGCCGCATCGCCTCCAGGCTGGCAGAACTCGGTATCGTCCTTCCGACCCCGGCAGCACCGATTGCCAATTACGTGCCCTTCGTGCTGAGCGGCCAGTTGCTGACGATCTCCGGGCAGCTCTGCCTCGGTGCCGATGGCAAGCTCGCGGACGCCCACAAGGGCAAGCTCGGCGGCGAAATCTCGCTGGAGACAGGCCAGCAGGCCGCCCGTCTCTGCGCCATCAATCTTCTCGCCCAGGCGAACGCAGCTCTCGGTGGCCTCGACCGGATCACCCGTGTCGTGCGGCTCGGCGGCTTCATCAATTCGACACCGACCTATGGCTCCGTACCCGGCGTAATGAACGGCGCGTCGGATCTGATGGTTGAGGTCTTCGGCGACCTCGGCCGCCACGCCCGCAGCACCGTCGGTGTCGCGCAGCTGCCGCTCGACGCCGCCGTCGAGGTGGAAGCTCTCTTCGAGGTTGCCTGA
- a CDS encoding DUF1849 family protein, with protein MVRKPVVVTAMALTSLWTSGAMAEVAPGISLAPHRAVYDLSLADSSNSIQSAMGRVVYEITGTACDGYASRSRQVVVLEGESSASTTDMRMTTFEDASGGSFRFKAETRNANAPPKLVDGEAVRRDGAVAVNFVKPGRETLKLGDAMFPAAHLRTLITGAKAGKPIVEARVFDGSEDGRSFYDTLAVIGRADAVSPDPGKATTDKDELTKRDAGASDEEAAAERQRRFDGLFGTAAHWPIAISYFKQATARSEALPVYVLSFDLYENGIARSLTLKYDNFTLKGELKELELLKAAVCE; from the coding sequence ATGGTGAGAAAGCCCGTCGTCGTTACAGCGATGGCCCTCACGTCGCTCTGGACCTCGGGCGCCATGGCCGAGGTGGCGCCTGGCATTTCGCTCGCGCCGCACAGGGCCGTCTATGACCTGTCACTCGCCGACAGCAGCAATTCCATTCAGTCGGCGATGGGGCGCGTGGTCTACGAGATCACCGGCACCGCTTGTGACGGCTATGCGTCGCGCTCGCGGCAGGTCGTCGTTCTCGAGGGTGAGAGCAGCGCATCGACCACCGATATGCGCATGACGACCTTCGAGGACGCAAGCGGTGGCTCGTTCCGTTTCAAGGCGGAGACGCGCAATGCGAACGCGCCGCCGAAGCTGGTCGATGGCGAGGCGGTGCGACGTGACGGCGCGGTCGCCGTGAATTTCGTCAAGCCCGGCCGCGAGACGTTAAAGTTGGGCGACGCGATGTTCCCGGCGGCACATCTCAGGACGCTGATCACTGGCGCAAAGGCAGGCAAGCCTATCGTCGAGGCGCGTGTTTTCGACGGCTCGGAAGATGGGCGCAGCTTTTATGATACGCTGGCGGTGATCGGAAGGGCTGACGCGGTGAGCCCGGATCCTGGCAAGGCAACCACGGACAAGGACGAACTGACCAAGCGGGACGCCGGAGCGAGCGACGAAGAGGCAGCCGCGGAGCGCCAGCGCCGGTTCGACGGCCTGTTCGGCACCGCCGCGCATTGGCCGATCGCGATCAGCTATTTCAAGCAAGCGACGGCGCGGAGCGAGGCCTTGCCCGTCTATGTCCTGAGCTTCGACCTCTATGAGAACGGCATAGCCCGCTCCCTGACCCTCAAATACGACAACTTCACACTGAAGGGCGAGCTGAAGGAGCTGGAGCTGCTCAAGGCGGCCGTCTGCGAATAG